In Beutenbergia cavernae DSM 12333, the DNA window CAACGCGTCGAGTAGCTGCTCGGTGCTGATCCACCCCGCGTCGTGGGCGTCGGCGATCTCGTCCAGGTCGAGGGTCCGAGGCTGCCTGCCGGGCGTGAGCATCATGTCGATGAACAAGTCGCGGACGACGATCGTGCCCGGGTCAGCGTGCTCGACGCTGACGAGATCGACATACCACGCGCCCTCCGCCTCGGCGGGGAGCTCGAACACCGTGCCGTCGGGTCGCCGGAAGCCCGACCAGCAGGGCAACCCGAACGAGACCCCCACGTCCAGCAGCAGGAACTTGCGCTCGACGCGGTCCCTGCCCGGCCACGTCGTGTAGCTCGGCGGCGCCGATCTCGTAGGAGACGACGTCGCCGAGTCGGCGTCCCGGAAGTGGCCCGAAGGTTGCGGGATCAGATGGGTCGTGCCCACCCAGGTGGACAGCCACGTCGTGGATCTCCGGGGCGCTCATCACGCTCACGCCTGACGACCGCCCTCGCCCTCGCCCTCGGCGTCGGCGTGGCGCTTGCCCTCCTCCGCGGACGCGTTCGCCTCGTCGACGATCCGCTCGACCGTCTCGTCGGTGAGCTCGACGGTCCGCCGCTTCATCGCCTTCACATCCTCGCCGTCGGCCCGGGCCCACTCCGCGGACAGCCGGTCCTCGAGCTCGCTGGTGAGCCGTTCGATCCGCGCGCTGCTCGCCTCCCGCTCGGCGTCCACGGCCCGCCGCACGGCCTTCGCGGCCGTGTCGACGATCCGTCGTTCCAGGAGCACGACGATCCCGACGAGCAGCAGCGTCGTGCCGACTCCCGCGAGCACGCTCGCGACGTACCCCCGGCGATCACCCGGCGCGATGAGCCCGAACCCCACCGAGATCCCCGCGAGACCGAGCACGATGCACCCGATGATCCAGCCCCAGCGGATGCGCAGCCGCGGCTCCGACGGCGTGGACTCGGTCACGCGATCATCGTAGGAGGGCTGCCCGAACTCCCGTGCGCCGCCGACGAGCGCCGAGGCAGTCTTCCGGGTGTGGAGGATCGAGACGCGGAGCGGCCGCGCTATGCCGAGGCCGGTCGATCGGTGCTCACGCCGCGCCTGCGGCTCGAGCCGGTCGGCCCGGCGAACGCCGCCGACCTGTGGCTCGTCCACGACGAGGTCTCGCGGTGGTACGGCACCGACCGGCCGAGCCGCGAGGACGTCGAGCAGTGGGCGGCGTCCTGGGGCGAGGCGTGGCGCGTCCACGGCGTCCACAAGTGGATCGCCTACGACCGGGTGACGGGCGACGTCGTCGGCCGCGGAGGTCTGTCTCGCACGCCTCTCGACGACGACTGGGGCCAGCTCTACGCGTTCCTCCCGGCGGAGCCGTGGGTGCGCGCCGCTCACGAGAGTCGGCACCTCGGCACCGTGCACGCGAGCTGGCTCGAGATCGGGAGGCTGAGGTACAGCGCACCCGTCAGTGCGGCTCGTTCGCGAAGAGCGCGGCGTTGAGGAAGTCGGCGCCGAAGGTGCCGTCCACGTCGTCCCGCACGGCGCGGACCTCGAGCGGGTGCAGCGCTCCGCCGAAGATGGCGGCGAGGTCCCCCTCGGAGAACGACATGCCGCCGCCGGTGTCGCCGCTGACGACGATCTCGGCGTCGGCCGCGCTGGGCTGCCGCTCCTGCGCGAACGCGACGATCCCGTACCGCCCTCCGGCGGCGACGAGCGGCATCACCCGGTCCAGATAGGTGATCCGGCGGTGCGGCGCCAGGTGGTGGAAGCAGCCGGAGTCGTAGACCAGGTCGAAGACGCCGTCCGGCAGCTCGTCGCGCAGGACGTCGGCAGGGATCAGGGTGACGCCGTCGGGCATGCGGGGCCGGACGGCGTCGAGCAGGCCGGCGGCGATGTCGATGCCGGTCACGTGCGCACCCTGGCCCGCCAGCCAGGCCGCGTTCCGCCCGTTGCCGCACCCGACGTCGAGGACCCGCGCGCCGTCGAGCTCGCCGAGCAGGCCGCGAGCGAGCCAGTCGACGAGGGGCTCGTCCGGGAGCGTGGTGGCGAGAGGGTGCCCGGGCTGCGTCAGCATCCGCTCCCAGAACGGCGCGGCGTCCCGCGAGGTGCGGTCGCCGCGCTCGTGGGCGGCGACCACGCCGTCGAGCAGGTCGAGGAGCTGGTCGACGGTGCTCAGACGCATGGGGCGACCCTCCCACAGCCGTGAGCGCCGGCGGCACCTGCTGCGGCTAGGAGATGCGCGTCAGGAACGCCCGCGTCCGCTCGATCGCGAGAGCCGCTGCCTCCGGGTCGTACGACGCGAGCGAGGAGTCGGCGAACAGGTGCTGGTCGCCGGGGTAGACGTACAGCTCGGCGAGCTCCGGCCCGATGGTCGCGACGATCTCGCGGGCGGCATCGATGTCGCCCTCGTGCGCGAAGAACTCGTCGTCCTCCTTGCCGTGGATCTGCACCGGGACGCCGTCGGGCCACGGACCGAACGCCCAGTCGCCGGTGAGCGGGAGGCACGAGTCGAAGAACACGCCCCCGCGGGCGCCGTCGCGCGTCTGCGTGAAGCGCTGCGCGTACTGGACACCCCAGGAGAACCCGATGTACGCCAGATCGGCGGGAAGCGGATCGATCACGGCGGCGACGGCGCGCGCCGTCTCGTCCTCGTCGAGGGACTGCTGAAACGCGATCCCGTCGGGGATCGTCTCGAACGTGCGGCCGCCGAACAGGTCGGGCAGGTGCACGGTGTGCCCGTCGTCCTCGAGGAGTGCTGCCAGGCGACGCAGCCCCTCGGTCAGCCCTTGCACGTGGTGGAACAGCACGATCTCGGCCATCTCGAGGCCCCTTCCTGTCATGATGAGCGAACGTCCCACAACCGTAGAACGGTCCGCATATGTCGATCAATACCGGGATCCCGGACTACGAGCTCGACGACCTCCTCGTGGTCACCGCCCCTCAGGCGCTCAAGGCCATGGCCGACCCCCTGCGCGGCAGGCTCCTGGAGCTGGTCCTCGAACGTGCCGCGACGGTGACCGAGATGGCTGCCGCCGTCGGCCGCCCGAAGAGCACCGTCGCGCACCACGTCGCGCGGCTCGTCGACGCCGGCCTGCTCCGCGTCGTCCGCACGCGTCGGGTCCGCGCGATCGACGAGCGGTTCTACGGCCGGGCCGCGCGGACGTACTACGTCGGGGCGCTCTCGTCCGACACCGACAAGGCCACCGTCGCGACCATGAACGGGCTCGCCGAGGCCGCCCGCGAGGCCGCTCCCGCCCATGCCGCCGACGACCTGCGGTGCCTGTTGGTCCACGCTCGGATCCCGGTCGAGGAGGTCCGGACGTTCTGGGCCGAGGTCCAGGAGGTGGCCCGCCGATTCAGCCAGATCCCACGGTCCGGCGACCAGGTCTACGGCTTCGTCGCCGGCCTCTACCCCACCGACGTGCCGACGCTGCCGCCCGCCGGCGTCGGGGAGTCGCGCGCCCGCTGATCGAGCGCTCGAGTCAGCCCTGCCAGGCGCGCCACAGGCGGGCGTACTCGCCGTCGGCGTCGAGGAGCTCGTCGTGGGAGCCGAGCTCCAGCACCCGTCCGTCGACCACCACCGCCACCCGGTCGGCGTCGGCCGCGGTCTGCAGACGATGCGCGATGGCGACGACGGTGCGCCCGGCGAGCGCGGCGGACACCGCACGTTCCGACGTGCGCGCGCTGGTCGCGTCGAACATCGACGTCGCCTCGTCCAGCACGAGGATGTCGGGATCCAGCAGGAGCACCCGAGCGAGCGCCACCTGCTGCGCCTGCACCGGCGTGAGCGCCAGGCCGCCGGCGCCGACCGAGGTGTCGAGCCCGTCGTCCAGCTCCCCCTGCCAGTCGACGCCGACGGCGCGCAGCGCCCCCTCGAGCTCGCCGTCGGTGGCGCCGCGGCGGGCCAGCCGCAGGTTCTCCGCGAGCGTGCCGACGAACACGTGGTGCTCCTGGGTCACCAGGCACACCGTGCGCCGGACCTCCTGGGCGCCGAAGCCCGCGAGGTCGACGCCCCCGATGCGCACCGCGCCGGTCCGGGGCCGGTCGATCCCGCTCATGAGCCGCGCGATCGTGGACTTGCCCGAGCCGGAGGGCCCGACGACGGCGAGGCGCTCCCCCGGCGTCGTCGCCAAGGACACACCGTGCAGCACGTCCTCGCCCGGCCGGTAGGCGAACGTCACCCGGTCGAGCTCGAGCGCGCCCTGCAGGCTCGCAGCGTCCTCCGACGCGGCGACCCCGCGCTCGACGTCGGACTCGACGCCCAGGATCCGGGCGTACGACACCCAGCTCTGCTGCAGCTCGTCCACCCAGTCGATGAGCTGCTCCACGGGCCGCGCGAGCTGCCCGTTGTAGAGCACGACGGCGGCGACGGCGCCCGCCGTCGCCATCCCGCGCTCCGCGAGCCACCCGCCCCACAGCAGCGTGAC includes these proteins:
- a CDS encoding class I SAM-dependent methyltransferase codes for the protein MRLSTVDQLLDLLDGVVAAHERGDRTSRDAAPFWERMLTQPGHPLATTLPDEPLVDWLARGLLGELDGARVLDVGCGNGRNAAWLAGQGAHVTGIDIAAGLLDAVRPRMPDGVTLIPADVLRDELPDGVFDLVYDSGCFHHLAPHRRITYLDRVMPLVAAGGRYGIVAFAQERQPSAADAEIVVSGDTGGGMSFSEGDLAAIFGGALHPLEVRAVRDDVDGTFGADFLNAALFANEPH
- a CDS encoding ABC transporter ATP-binding protein → MAETAFAVAPPAAVLRAGRALVRRHRGRLAVVTATFLLAAGCGLVGPWAVGRIVDEVSGDGGVDAVARYGVVMAIALAGQAAFSALAGLIGMRTGERVFADLRESFMTAVTRLPLGAVERAGTGDLVTRTTRDVGMVSDTVRFGLPQLLQLVVTVVATVVAAVLVDARVSLAMLVILLVGPVVVWYLRRSRPVWERVGAAFSDVGEDVSANARSARDIDLLGLDGVRRDAVDSSLRGLYRARRHEVFLRTVLIPSTNLAFSVPLVVTLLWGGWLAERGMATAGAVAAVVLYNGQLARPVEQLIDWVDELQQSWVSYARILGVESDVERGVAASEDAASLQGALELDRVTFAYRPGEDVLHGVSLATTPGERLAVVGPSGSGKSTIARLMSGIDRPRTGAVRIGGVDLAGFGAQEVRRTVCLVTQEHHVFVGTLAENLRLARRGATDGELEGALRAVGVDWQGELDDGLDTSVGAGGLALTPVQAQQVALARVLLLDPDILVLDEATSMFDATSARTSERAVSAALAGRTVVAIAHRLQTAADADRVAVVVDGRVLELGSHDELLDADGEYARLWRAWQG
- a CDS encoding GNAT family N-acetyltransferase, producing the protein MEDRDAERPRYAEAGRSVLTPRLRLEPVGPANAADLWLVHDEVSRWYGTDRPSREDVEQWAASWGEAWRVHGVHKWIAYDRVTGDVVGRGGLSRTPLDDDWGQLYAFLPAEPWVRAAHESRHLGTVHASWLEIGRLRYSAPVSAARSRRARR
- a CDS encoding ArsR/SmtB family transcription factor, whose product is MSINTGIPDYELDDLLVVTAPQALKAMADPLRGRLLELVLERAATVTEMAAAVGRPKSTVAHHVARLVDAGLLRVVRTRRVRAIDERFYGRAARTYYVGALSSDTDKATVATMNGLAEAAREAAPAHAADDLRCLLVHARIPVEEVRTFWAEVQEVARRFSQIPRSGDQVYGFVAGLYPTDVPTLPPAGVGESRAR
- a CDS encoding DUF402 domain-containing protein, coding for MGTTHLIPQPSGHFRDADSATSSPTRSAPPSYTTWPGRDRVERKFLLLDVGVSFGLPCWSGFRRPDGTVFELPAEAEGAWYVDLVSVEHADPGTIVVRDLFIDMMLTPGRQPRTLDLDEIADAHDAGWISTEQLLDALRRWQWFLDRYVHAARFPQAEPTDFPPAAIAPLASIPGRFGPPVSWPEPGDEGT
- a CDS encoding dienelactone hydrolase family protein: MTGRGLEMAEIVLFHHVQGLTEGLRRLAALLEDDGHTVHLPDLFGGRTFETIPDGIAFQQSLDEDETARAVAAVIDPLPADLAYIGFSWGVQYAQRFTQTRDGARGGVFFDSCLPLTGDWAFGPWPDGVPVQIHGKEDDEFFAHEGDIDAAREIVATIGPELAELYVYPGDQHLFADSSLASYDPEAAALAIERTRAFLTRIS